The nucleotide sequence ttttttaatgttaatttcaACAGAGATTCTGGGGGGAAAtagtatatttttaatgaatcaGGGCCCTCACTCTTTAAATTAAAGTGCATAATACACTCCAGAGTTGCCCTTGAAGGTCTTTGGCAATAAGATGATGACTTAACCTTTCTTAGGTTGCCAAGTAAAAAGATCAggtggaaaaataatttttgttggGCTAATGCTTTCTAGTTTTCAATGTGATAGCGAACTTAGAGATAGAGAACAGGAAGACAAAAAGTCTAACATTCCTGCTTAAATAGAAGAAGGAAGACGATCACTTCCTAGAAAGCCAGAATTCCTTCTGTGAAGCTCAAAGGAAGCTTCCATCTCCCAGTGGCATGCAGCTGCCACATCCAACAGCCATGGGGAAAGTCACACTGAGGCTGAAGTTTTCAGTTCCCCTGACTTCTGTGTATTTTATCATCCATGATTTTATCTTCTGTGTCCAATTCATCTTGTAAAGCGCAACACCCACTCAGCTCACTTCAAGAGTGATAGGTTTATATCCACAGCAGATTCAATAAACTAAAAATAGCATCAAGAAATAGCACCAATGTAATGTATAAAGTCTGACAGATGCACAAATTAAAATAGCAAAGCCCAGATGTAAAGGTATTTGTTTTCAAACTGGATGCAGttaacattttcattaatttctccaAAATAAGCATTTAAGTTTTTCCCTAGACAACCAGGGATTTGGtgggggttgttttttcttctgttctggaTGTGATTCAGAAATTTCCTTAGTGGATGAAGGTTATCCAGAGAGGAAAATAGTACTATTAGGATTAATTCAAACTATCATAATTAATTcaataaattgaaataatttacaaaaatcAAAAGTCTGTGGCAAGACTAAAGCAGAATACCAGTGTATCTACCAGGATAAAAGCAACTCTAAGTATTTGTCATTACTGATACACCCAATTTTCCTCCTTGCTTCCAACAGTTACACGAAGTTACAGAATCATATGCTCATGACAAGTTCCCCACTGAAGCAGTAAAtggaaagtgaaataaaacatcTGGAACTCGAATCTTGGCGAACACAAGCCTGTGTATCACTCAGCCGTTAGaaacagaggagcagctgtCAGCCTCGGCTGCAGAGCcgggagagggagagcagccccCGGGATTTCCCGAAGCACCCTCCCTCCCGTGTCCGCGCATCCCCGCACTCACCTGcgctctgcagcagctccggggGTGCTGCGGGCTTCTCCTcggccgcggggccgccgctcTGCTCCGGGcccccgccggggccgccgccgtTGGCGCCGGGGCCCGCGGGCTCCGGGGCTGCCGGGGGGGCTCCGGCCGGAGCGGCCGCGGCCGGGAGCGCACCGGGACCGGGGGTGCTCGGGGGCGCGCCAGGGGACGCGCAGGAGGGAGCGGCTGCAGCGGGGCTGAGGCCCGAGCTGCCGGGCCCAGAAGGGCTCGGTTTTGTTACACTGGGTGCTGGAGGGGTCCCGCTTTTGTTATCGAGTTCTGCTGGGGGTTGCTCTGTTGCCAAACTATTTGGGACCGACGTTTCTAGTCCCTGACCTTCTGTTTCCCCATCCAAAGCGTACTGCTCTTCCCCCTTCTCCAGGGAGCCAGTGACCTTCTTGCACGCTTTagtcagcaggagctggccAATCTTGTCtacctttccctttcccttgctGGACGAAACAGGACTGCGTCTATTCCCAGAGCCCGGGCTGCTTGtaagcagagaggaaacaacAGGTCCCGACTGGgcggctggcacagggcactgctcaCCCGACCCTGCCCCTTGGGAAGTCTCCTCCGGGCTGAAGTCCTTGGCTTGCTGAGCAGGAAGCTGTGAAGGAAcactggaaggagcaggagcagaagaaGGCAGCTGGACGGGAGATGCCAAGGGATTCAGAACGAGCGACCTGCTGGTGGGAATACTGGACACAGAACTGGTGGATGAGGTGCTGGGAGGAGTGGGCCCAGAGGAAAACTTGATATTCTGTGGGATATGCAAAGGACCAACAACTGCCACCGACTGAGGCATCAGACTCGAGTTAGAAGTCATGGGGGCTGCTGGAATCGTGCTGGACTGAGAGCCCTTCATCACTTGGATGATTGAGGATGAATTTATAAACACAGGGGTGATGAACTGCGGCCGGGCGTTGGACTGAGCCGCCGACTGTCCCTCGGAAACCATCACTTTGCTCCCCACGTTAGGCATGGTGACAACAGTGGACACTAATGCAGACTGCAAGTGGGATGGCAGTGGAGCTGATGTATTAGCAGCAGATGTAATAGGGTTGGAAGTCACAAAAACTGTTATCTGGTTAGGAGGCAAAGGACCTGAAATAGAAGAGCTAACAGGCCTCTGCATGACTGGAGGAACGCTCTGTGCCACACTTGCATTTACTTCTCCCAGTTCTTGGTGCCCTGGATTTGGACAGGGCTCATTATTTTGAGGCAGGCTAAGTGAATTAGATGGCTCCTTGCTCAAGGATGAATCCTGCAGTGGAGGAATGACAGCTATCTTCTTTAGCTCCTCACCAGTGGGGACTATTGGCGCCATTTCAAGACCAGTCAGCCCAGGAGGCTTAATGGTCACATTAGGAGCTCCAGAATTGTCAAGAAGTTGACTTAGAGAAGTTGGTGCCTCCCTCATGGCTGGAGATACCATGGCTTTACTTTCCTCCATGACTGGGAGCTTACTGCTGTCTAAGGCTTGCCCATCTTTTTTTGCCTGTTCCTCAGGAACCAGCACTTTCATTTCTGGAGTAGGGGCACCTTTCAATTCCATACTGGGCTGGTCCTTGCCACCTAGGGCACCTTGTGCACTTTGACTCTCAGCATCTTGAGGCCCACTAAGGCTTTCCTTATTGTCTTCAGGAATGCCAGTAGCAGCAGGTACAGAAACTGTGGGATTCTGGTTACTTAGCATGGAGTTATTTTGAAAACTTGTAGTCACAGGTGTCGGCAAAGAAGAGGGACTAGCCATCATATTTCTCTGCAGTTCCACGTTCTGCAAGAGAGATGGATTCTGCTGAGTTGTCAATGATAATTTAGCTGCTTTTGAATTCTGTCTGCCAGGGCTTGGTGTAGTTTTCCTGCTGGATCCAGGACTGGACCTTCGACTATTGCTTGGGCTTGCTCTCTTTGTTCCTCCGGCGCTGGTTTGTTTGCCCGAATTAATGACCACACCTTCCAATTTGTGTGACTGTGAGGCAGTAAAACTGGACTGATTGTTAATTGTGAGATTTGATGGGGCTTGTCCAATGGCCTTTAAAGTAGTGGGATTCAGACCCTGCTGATCAAATCCTCTATTGAGATTAGGCCTGGGAGGTAAAGGAATATTGATCTGGGGAGGGAACAGACCAGCAATAGAGGCATTGAGCCTCTCTGGAGACAGGCTGATTTctgagggctctgtgctggggggaCGGTTATTAGGAGTCTGAGGGTAATATGGCCGTGGGCTCGctctgtttggggttttaggCCTTGACGTTTGTGATGGGGCAGCAACATTTGGAAAATGGTGTGTAAGAGCACTAGGCAGAGAACTAGACTGCTGCTGGGGACTTGCACCTTGGGCAGCTGAATGTGGGGATGGCCCAGGCTTGGGTCCTGTCATCATTAACTGGTTCTGTGAAACTACTAAATGAGATGTCATATTATTCTGAGCTCCTGATGTTGGAGGGCCCTCAACTCCACCTCCTTCTGGAAGAGAGGACACTGCTGACACCTCTCTGAGGGGTGAGCTGGAAGGATTCTGTACGTTATCTGGATAAACCATTTTTCTTGCATTATTTCCCAGAGGAGGGTTGCCTGGCAGGGCCATCCTCTGTTTGTCAGGAGAGGGAGGCACGGGCCCAGGCCCCTGGAGGTTCACCATCACTGGCATGTTCCCGCTCTGCTGAATTGGCATCCGCTGGGCATCCAGGTTCAGGGGGCCCCTGGCGGGGTGAACCCCCTGGGGCACAGGCAGCCTGACTGATTTGGGATCCTGCTGCATCATcagcatcatcatcatctgctgctgctgcggtgTCTGGGGGGGTGCCTGGCCTTGCTGCGGggcgggctggggctgctgctgctgctgctggggctgctgtgtgtgtggcaTGAGTTGAGGGGGCATCTGCTGAAGTGGCCTTTGCTCCACTGGCTGAGATGGATAACCTGAGGCAACAGATGACACATGGTTAAAACCAACCAAAGATCAGAGGGAGCAGAATTTCTGTAACAAACAGGATTGGATAGAAAGTACAGCCTGGAGCCTGCTTATCTTGGATGAGAGCCACACTAACAAAACAGGCTTTACAAGCAAAGCCAAAGATTTTAGTTAATTCATAAAAATAGTTTAACTTAATGTATGACTTGCATGAGATTTAACTGGAGATCTCTTAGTGTGTTGTATCAGCTACTAACCCAAGTTCACACCACCTGACAAGTCTCTGCAACTGCCCATGGGCTTCCTTTCACTGGCAaatgcagagctgggctttctCTAGTTATTACTCCTTAAAACTAACTTCAGAATTTGACAACCCTCAAGAGTCATGCACCAGCACACCGGCCACAAATCTGACATTGTCTTGAGTATAAAGTAGAATCTGCCATGTGTTACTTGGCCAAAAACACGCTAAGAATTCCTCGTGTGGTTTATAATATAAATCCTATTGTGGACTTAAGGTTTAACCCTCTCTACATGCAAATGATCATTCCAACTACAACCACTGTTTCTTCTCAAAAATCAGTTATTTGTCAATGCTAAACTTTTAAGACATCAGTCTGTGCTACAGCTAGAAATACGACTTTTTTTATCAGTTATGTTACTGCTGAATAATGCTGCAGTACTCAGTATGTTATTTGCAGGATGATAAATGAGAATGGGGCCACCTCTTCAATTGGAGCTAACCCAAAGAAAACACTTAAACAGTGGTACCAATTACTtactaggagaaaaaaaacgTTTGAAATTGAATGTGTGATAGCATAAACAAAATAGAACTGTTGCAACATTCAGATAATCACAGAAAAATCCTACTACCTGGTGGCCTACTTGCAAAATCGGAGAGTTTAGGGCCTGACTTCTCTAAACTCATTCCTTGGTCTCCAGACATCGATGACTGATCACTCTCCTCCAGGCCAGCTGGGCGTGATTctgaagaactgaaagaaaaataattgcaattaCGAGCCAGCCCCCACATCAGTGTTTGATTTCTGCTTCTATAACTAAGTACTCAAGTAATTAATTCCCAGGACACCCCACAGACCTGGAACAACCCACTGAAACGCCTCTGATGTAACTTGCATGACTAGAACACACACACCAGGTCTGTGCATAGTCACTGCCTTAGGTactactgaaaagaaaacaagttgcCTGGTGTTCTGTTGATCTTAAACATTCAATTCAACTGTGAATCTGAGCTTTAGAACTAACAGTACGCCAGTGGAGATTTCAAACAATAGAGCTACATATATTTTAACTAAAGTAAACAGGCTTTCCTATGACATCTGTATGGATAAGCAAGTGCCATGTATAGATGcaattttaatctatttttatgGTAGCACCTTTTCTTCCAGTATTACACCCAGAAGTGATTCATTCAGGATATCCAAGACCTTTGATAACATCACAGCACGAGTGCACTGACATGTCAGGCACTGCAGCCACCCTCCAGAGCATGGACCTGTGTGGTACTGGGGCACTGTAAGTGATCACATGCtagtctgggttggaagggaccttaaagcccatttCATTCCATCCCTTTCCACTATCCCAaactgctccaagccctctccaacctggccctggacacttccagggatggagcagccacagcttctctgggcaccctgcacccgggcctgcccaccctcccaggaacaattccctcccaatatcccatccatccctgccctctggcagtgggaagccattccctgtgtcctgtccctccatcccttgtccctaGTCCCTCTCTacctctcctggagcccctttagg is from Serinus canaria isolate serCan28SL12 chromosome 20, serCan2020, whole genome shotgun sequence and encodes:
- the NCOA6 gene encoding nuclear receptor coactivator 6 isoform X1, with the translated sequence MSDRLPLLETMVLDDLPNLKDTYASLYSSAMEDLEVDFDSGLEEDELKQEAAPGDSTIFVAFKGNISDRDFEQKLDTILENVPGLLHMESNKLKVQKIEPWNSVRVTFNIPREAAERLRILAQNNNQQLRDLGILSVQIEGEGAINLALAQSRSQDVRINGPLGASSAMRMDTAFPMQGGQGLIRMSNAAAVMMSQGGNVPSSMVASGASAELQPRTPRPSSQPDAMDPLLSGLNMQQQNHPPGSLTPQLHSMQSVPVNRQMNSANFQQLQQQQLQNRPPQPHQQPPQGIRPSFTSPAQVPVPPGWNQLPSGALQPAPTQGALGTLTVNQSWKKAPLPGQMQQQLQARPSLATVQTPTHPPPPYPFGSQQASQAHSNFPQMSNPGQFTAPQMKSLQGGPSRVPTPLQQPHLTNKSPASSPSSFQQGSPASSPTVNQPQQQLGPRPAQSSTLPQGFQQPVSSPGRNPMVQQGNVPPNFMVMQQQNQGPQGLHPGLGGLPKRLPPGFPAGQANQNFLQGQVPSTAPATPGNSGAPQLPASQSVQHTGGQGSGPPQTQMQAAHGPPNMMQTNLMGLHGNMNNQQAGASGVPQVNMGNMQGQPQQGPQSQLIGMHQQIVSSQGQMVNIQAQGSLNPQNQMILSRTQLMPQGQMMVTPQNQNLGPSPQRMTPPKQMIPQQGQQMMSTHNQMMGPQGQVLLQQNSMMEQMMTTQMQGNKQPFSTQNQSNVMTGPAQLMRGPTPNMQGNMVQFTGQMMAQQGPVNGNPSQVMGIQGQVLRPTGPGPHISQQLGDAATTTNNDGNLTQMLPEVPVQQPNMVPSHMQGMQGNSNASGSHFSGHGLPFNTGFSGTPNGNQVSCGQNPVFPVNKDVTLTSPLLVNLLQSDISAGHFGVNNKQNNQNANKPKKKKPPRKKKNNQQLEQTTSSESRPAGLEESDQSSMSGDQGMSLEKSGPKLSDFASRPPGYPSQPVEQRPLQQMPPQLMPHTQQPQQQQQQPQPAPQQGQAPPQTPQQQQMMMMLMMQQDPKSVRLPVPQGVHPARGPLNLDAQRMPIQQSGNMPVMVNLQGPGPVPPSPDKQRMALPGNPPLGNNARKMVYPDNVQNPSSSPLREVSAVSSLPEGGGVEGPPTSGAQNNMTSHLVVSQNQLMMTGPKPGPSPHSAAQGASPQQQSSSLPSALTHHFPNVAAPSQTSRPKTPNRASPRPYYPQTPNNRPPSTEPSEISLSPERLNASIAGLFPPQINIPLPPRPNLNRGFDQQGLNPTTLKAIGQAPSNLTINNQSSFTASQSHKLEGVVINSGKQTSAGGTKRASPSNSRRSSPGSSRKTTPSPGRQNSKAAKLSLTTQQNPSLLQNVELQRNMMASPSSLPTPVTTSFQNNSMLSNQNPTVSVPAATGIPEDNKESLSGPQDAESQSAQGALGGKDQPSMELKGAPTPEMKVLVPEEQAKKDGQALDSSKLPVMEESKAMVSPAMREAPTSLSQLLDNSGAPNVTIKPPGLTGLEMAPIVPTGEELKKIAVIPPLQDSSLSKEPSNSLSLPQNNEPCPNPGHQELGEVNASVAQSVPPVMQRPVSSSISGPLPPNQITVFVTSNPITSAANTSAPLPSHLQSALVSTVVTMPNVGSKVMVSEGQSAAQSNARPQFITPVFINSSSIIQVMKGSQSSTIPAAPMTSNSSLMPQSVAVVGPLHIPQNIKFSSGPTPPSTSSTSSVSSIPTSRSLVLNPLASPVQLPSSAPAPSSVPSQLPAQQAKDFSPEETSQGAGSGEQCPVPAAQSGPVVSSLLTSSPGSGNRRSPVSSSKGKGKVDKIGQLLLTKACKKVTGSLEKGEEQYALDGETEGQGLETSVPNSLATEQPPAELDNKSGTPPAPSVTKPSPSGPGSSGLSPAAAAPSCASPGAPPSTPGPGALPAAAAPAGAPPAAPEPAGPGANGGGPGGGPEQSGGPAAEEKPAAPPELLQSAVSSQHLTQKKSSIATSESTVQRTELETNAAVVAGQSNETKENCEKSKTPSRRNSRTEDSAASQETVENGQRKRSSRPASASGTAKETSASAMQSKRRKSK
- the NCOA6 gene encoding nuclear receptor coactivator 6 isoform X2; amino-acid sequence: MSDRLPLLETMVLDDLPNLKDTYASLYSSAMEDLEVDFDSGLEEDELKQEAAPGDSTIFVAFKGNISDRDFEQKLDTILENVPGLLHMESNKLKVQKIEPWNSVRVTFNIPREAAERLRILAQNNNQQLRDLGILSVQIEGEGAINLALAQSRSQDVRINGPLGASSAMRMDTAFPMQGGQGLIRMSNAAAVMMSQGGNVPSSMVASGASAELQPRTPRPSSQPDAMDPLLSGLNMQQQNHPPGSLTPQLHSMQSVPVNRQMNSANFQQLQQQQLQNRPPQPHQQPPQGIRPSFTSPAQVPVPPGWNQLPSGALQPAPTQGALGTLTVNQSWKKAPLPGQMQQQLQARPSLATVQTPTHPPPPYPFGSQQASQAHSNFPQMSNPGQFTAPQMKSLQGGPSRVPTPLQQPHLTNKSPASSPSSFQQGSPASSPTVNQPQQQLGPRPAQSSTLPQGFQQPVSSPGRNPMVQQGNVPPNFMVMQQQNQGPQGLHPGLGGLPKRLPPGFPAGQANQNFLQGQVPSTAPATPGNSGAPQLPASQSVQHTGGQGSGPPQTQMQAAHGPPNMMQTNLMGLHGNMNNQQAGASGVPQVNMGNMQGQPQQGPQSQLIGMHQQIVSSQGQMVNIQAQGSLNPQNQMILSRTQLMPQGQMMVTPQNQNLGPSPQRMTPPKQMIPQQGQQMMSTHNQMMGPQGQVLLQQNSMMEQMMTTQMQGNKQPFSTQNQSNVMTGPAQLMRGPTPNMQGNMVQFTGQMMAQQGPVNGNPSQVMGIQGQVLRPTGPGPHISQQLGDAATTTNNDGNLTQMLPEVPVQQPNMVPSHMQGMQGNSNASGSHFSGHGLPFNTGFSGTPNGNQVSCGQNPVFPVNKDVTLTSPLLVNLLQSDISAGHFGVNNKQNNQNANKPKKKKPPRKKKNNQQLEQTTSSESRPAGLEESDQSSMSGDQGMSLEKSGPKLSDFASRPPGYPSQPVEQRPLQQMPPQLMPHTQQPQQQQQQPQPAPQQGQAPPQTPQQQQMMMMLMMQQDPKSVRLPVPQGVHPARGPLNLDAQRMPIQQSGNMPVMVNLQGPGPVPPSPDKQRMALPGNPPLGNNARKMVYPDNVQNPSSSPLREVSAVSSLPEGGGVEGPPTSGAQNNMTSHLVVSQNQLMMTGPKPGPSPHSAAQGASPQQQSSSLPSALTHHFPNVAAPSQTSRPKTPNRASPRPYYPQTPNNRPPSTEPSEISLSPERLNASIAGLFPPQINIPLPPRPNLNRGFDQQGLNPTTLKAIGQAPSNLTINNQSSFTASQSHKLEGVVINSGKQTSAGGTKRASPSNSRRSSPGSSRKTTPSPGRQNSKAAKLSLTTQQNPSLLQNVELQRNMMASPSSLPTPVTTSFQNNSMLSNQNPTVSVPAATGIPEDNKESLSGPQDAESQSAQGALGGKDQPSMELKGAPTPEMKVLVPEEQAKKDGQALDSSKLPVMEESKAMVSPAMREAPTSLSQLLDNSGAPNVTIKPPGLTGLEMAPIVPTGEELKKIAVIPPLQDSSLSKEPSNSLSLPQNNEPCPNPGHQELGEVNASVAQSVPPVMQRPVSSSISGPLPPNQITVFVTSNPITSAANTSAPLPSHLQSALVSTVVTMPNVGSKVMVSEGQSAAQSNARPQFITPVFINSSSIIQVMKGSQSSTIPAAPMTSNSSLMPQSVAVVGPLHIPQNIKFSSGPTPPSTSSTSSVSSIPTSRSLVLNPLASPVQLPSSAPAPSSVPSQLPAQQAKDFSPEETSQGAGSGEQCPVPAAQSGPVVSSLLTSSPGSGNRRSPVSSSKGKGKVDKIGQLLLTKACKKVTGSLEKGEEQYALDGETEGQGLETSVPNSLATEQPPAELDNKSGTPPAPSVTKPSPSGPGSSGLSPAAAAPSCASPGAPPSTPGPGALPAAAAPAGAPPAAPEPAGPGANGGGPGGGPEQSGGPAAEEKPAAPPELLQSAVSSQHLTQKKSSIATSESTVQRTELETNAAVVAGQSNETKENCEKSKTPSRRNSRTEDSAASQETVENGQRKRSSRPASASGTAKVSRI
- the NCOA6 gene encoding nuclear receptor coactivator 6 isoform X3 — translated: MSDRLPLLETMVLDDLPNLKDTYASLYSSAMEDLEVDFDSGLEEDELKQEAAPGDSTIFVAFKGNISDRDFEQKLDTILENVPGLLHMESNKLKVQKIEPWNSVRVTFNIPREAAERLRILAQNNNQQLRDLGILSVQIEGEGAINLALAQSRSQDVRINGPLGASSAMRMDTAFPMQGGQGLIRMSNAAAVMMSQGGNVPSSMVASGASAELQPRTPRPSSQPDAMDPLLSGLNMQQQNHPPGSLTPQLHSMQSVPVNRQMNSANFQQLQQQQLQNRPPQPHQQPPQGIRPSFTSPAQVPVPPGWNQLPSGALQPAPTQGALGTLTVNQSWKKAPLPGQMQQQLQARPSLATVQTPTHPPPPYPFGSQQASQAHSNFPQMSNPGQFTAPQMKSLQGGPSRVPTPLQQPHLTNKSPASSPSSFQQGSPASSPTVNQPQQQLGPRPAQSSTLPQGFQQPVSSPGRNPMVQQGNVPPNFMVMQQQNQGPQGLHPGLGGLPKRLPPGFPAGQANQNFLQGQVPSTAPATPGNSGAPQLPASQSVQHTGGQGSGPPQTQMQAAHGPPNMMQTNLMGLHGNMNNQQAGASGVPQVNMGNMQGQPQQGPQSQLIGMHQQIVSSQGQMVNIQAQGSLNPQNQMILSRTQLMPQGQMMVTPQNQNLGPSPQRMTPPKQMIPQQGQQMMSTHNQMMGPQGQVLLQQNSMMEQMMTTQMQGNKQPFSTQNQSNVMTGPAQLMRGPTPNMQGNMVQFTGQMMAQQGPVNGNPSQVMGIQGQVLRPTGPGPHISQQLGDAATTTNNDGNLTQMLPEVPVQQPNMVPSHMQGMQGNSNASGSHFSGHGLPFNTGFSGTPNGNQVSCGQNPVFPVNKDVTLTSPLLVNLLQSDISAGHFGVNNKQNNQNANKPKKKKPPRKKKNNQQLEQTTSSESRPAGLEESDQSSMSGDQGMSLEKSGPKLSDFASRPPGYPSQPVEQRPLQQMPPQLMPHTQQPQQQQQQPQPAPQQGQAPPQTPQQQQMMMMLMMQQDPKSVRLPVPQGVHPARGPLNLDAQRMPIQQSGNMPVMVNLQGPGPVPPSPDKQRMALPGNPPLGNNARKMVYPDNVQNPSSSPLREVSAVSSLPEGGGVEGPPTSGAQNNMTSHLVVSQNQLMMTGPKPGPSPHSAAQGASPQQQSSSLPSALTHHFPNVAAPSQTSRPKTPNRASPRPYYPQTPNNRPPSTEPSEISLSPERLNASIAGLFPPQINIPLPPRPNLNRGFDQQGLNPTTLKAIGQAPSNLTINNQSSFTASQSHKLEGVVINSGKQTSAGGTKRASPSNSRRSSPGSSRKTTPSPGRQNSKAAKLSLTTQQNPSLLQNVELQRNMMASPSSLPTPVTTSFQNNSMLSNQNPTVSVPAATGIPEDNKESLSGPQDAESQSAQGALGGKDQPSMELKGAPTPEMKVLVPEEQAKKDGQALDSSKLPVMEESKAMVSPAMREAPTSLSQLLDNSGAPNVTIKPPGLTGLEMAPIVPTGEELKKIAVIPPLQDSSLSKEPSNSLSLPQNNEPCPNPGHQELGEVNASVAQSVPPVMQRPVSSSISGPLPPNQITVFVTSNPITSAANTSAPLPSHLQSALVSTVVTMPNVGSKVMVSEGQSAAQSNARPQFITPVFINSSSIIQVMKGSQSSTIPAAPMTSNSSLMPQSVAVVGPLHIPQNIKFSSGPTPPSTSSTSSVSSIPTSRSLVLNPLASPVQLPSSAPAPSSVPSQLPAQQAKDFSPEETSQGAGSGEQCPVPAAQSGPVVSSLLTSSPGSGNRRSPVSSSKGKGKVDKIGQLLLTKACKKVTGSLEKGEEQYALDGETEGQGLETSVPNSLATEQPPAELDNKSGTPPAPSVTKPSPSGPGSSGLSPAAAAPSCASPGAPPSTPGPGALPAAAAPAGAPPAAPEPAGPGANGGGPGGGPEQSGGPAAEEKPAAPPELLQSAVSSQHLTQKKSSIATSESTVQRTELETNAAVVAGQRLQ